One Vibrio penaeicida DNA segment encodes these proteins:
- the ftsZ gene encoding cell division protein FtsZ gives MFEPMMEMSDDAVIKVVGVGGGGGNAVEHMVRESIEGVEFISVNTDAQALRKTSVNTVIQIGGDITKGLGAGANPQVGREAALEDRDRLKEILTGADMVFIAAGMGGGTGTGAAPVIAEVAKELGVLTVAVVTKPFGFEGKKRLAFAEQGIEELSKHVDSLITIPNEKLLKVLGRGVTLLEAFASANDVLKNAVQGIAELITRPGMINVDFADVRTVMSEMGHAMMGSGVSKGEDRAEEAAETAISSPLLEDIDLAGARGVLVNITAGLDMRLDEFETVGNTVKAFASDNATVVIGTSLDPDMTDEIRVTVVATGIGNEKKPEITLVTGASKPQNTTPAQQPAAPAAKVEEKTAQPLQANNLPKGEEVKSQPAAPASPSTPAQGGANTAPKQEKENGYLDIPAFLRRQAD, from the coding sequence ATTCATCAGTGTCAACACAGATGCTCAAGCACTTCGTAAAACGAGCGTAAACACTGTTATTCAAATTGGTGGCGATATCACCAAAGGTCTTGGAGCTGGCGCAAACCCGCAGGTAGGTCGCGAAGCGGCTCTTGAAGACAGAGACAGACTTAAAGAAATTCTAACCGGTGCCGATATGGTATTTATAGCGGCCGGTATGGGTGGTGGTACAGGTACAGGTGCAGCTCCAGTAATCGCAGAAGTAGCGAAAGAACTAGGAGTTCTAACGGTAGCTGTAGTGACTAAGCCATTTGGATTCGAAGGAAAGAAACGTCTTGCTTTTGCAGAACAAGGCATCGAAGAATTATCAAAGCATGTAGATTCTTTGATTACCATCCCGAATGAAAAGCTGCTTAAGGTATTGGGACGTGGTGTTACTCTGCTTGAAGCATTTGCAAGCGCCAATGACGTTCTTAAGAACGCAGTACAAGGTATTGCTGAATTGATTACTCGCCCTGGCATGATTAACGTCGACTTTGCGGACGTACGCACTGTAATGTCGGAAATGGGGCATGCGATGATGGGAAGCGGTGTCTCTAAGGGAGAGGACCGAGCAGAAGAAGCGGCAGAGACGGCAATTTCTAGCCCACTTCTGGAAGATATTGATTTGGCTGGCGCAAGAGGTGTTCTTGTGAACATTACGGCAGGTTTGGATATGCGTCTGGACGAATTCGAAACTGTCGGTAATACTGTAAAAGCGTTTGCATCAGATAATGCGACGGTAGTTATTGGTACATCTCTGGATCCGGACATGACCGATGAAATTCGCGTAACTGTTGTTGCAACCGGAATTGGCAACGAGAAAAAACCTGAAATTACTTTAGTAACAGGTGCTTCCAAGCCACAAAACACCACGCCAGCTCAACAGCCAGCTGCTCCAGCAGCCAAAGTTGAAGAAAAAACGGCACAGCCTTTGCAAGCGAATAACTTGCCAAAAGGTGAAGAGGTGAAGAGTCAGCCAGCTGCTCCAGCTAGCCCTTCGACTCCTGCTCAAGGTGGTGCAAACACTGCACCGAAGCAGGAAAAAGAGAATGGTTATTTGGACATTCCAGCGTTCTTGAGACGCCAAGCTGACTGA
- a CDS encoding DUF721 domain-containing protein, producing MRDHRPTLTNDLLESQQLSKIQEHAKQINELNKLLKSLLPASLLEHCRAANIKDNHLVIEVASASVQMKLNYDRLHLLTQLRQQGYAKLMGVQIRINPSLYRGQDMSDPDPEWQEVPVSEVAAEFLIATANMPNATPKVKQRLENIANLAKKKK from the coding sequence ATGCGCGATCACAGACCGACACTGACAAATGATCTTCTTGAATCTCAACAGCTAAGTAAAATTCAAGAACATGCGAAACAGATCAATGAACTAAATAAGCTATTAAAATCTCTATTACCCGCAAGCTTACTGGAGCATTGTCGAGCGGCTAACATAAAGGATAACCACTTGGTCATCGAAGTTGCCAGCGCTTCCGTACAAATGAAACTGAATTATGATCGTTTACACTTATTGACTCAGCTTCGCCAGCAAGGGTACGCAAAACTGATGGGGGTTCAAATTCGAATAAATCCGTCACTTTATCGAGGGCAAGATATGTCCGATCCGGATCCCGAATGGCAGGAAGTTCCCGTTTCAGAGGTCGCAGCTGAGTTCTTAATTGCAACAGCAAATATGCCTAACGCCACACCCAAAGTGAAACAAAGGCTAGAAAACATTGCCAATTTGGCGAAAAAGAAAAAATAG
- the secA gene encoding preprotein translocase subunit SecA: MITKLLTKVIGSRNDRTLRRLRKIVKEINNYEPEFETLSDEELKAKTVEFRERLEKGDSLDSLLPEAFATVREASKRVFGMRHFDVQLIGGMVLNNGQIAEMRTGEGKTLTATLPAYLNALPSKGVHIVTVNDYLASRDAETNRPLFEFLGMTVGVNVPNMPPLAKKEAYQADILYGTNNEFGFDYLRDNMAFRDEDRVQRERFFAVVDEVDSILIDEARTPLIISGPAEDSSDLYTRINTLIPNLVRQEKEDTEEYRGDGHYTLDEKSKQVHLTENGQEFVEELMIKNGLMDEGDTLYSPTNISLLHHVNAALRAHVLFERNVDYIVNEDDEVVIVDEHTGRTMPGRRWSEGLHQAVEAKEGVKIQNENQTLASITFQNFFRLYEKLSGMTGTADTEAFEFQSIYGLETVVIPTNKPMIRDDMPDVVYRTETEKFNAIIEDIKERAAKGQPSLVGTVSIEKSELLSNALKNAKVKHNVLNAKFHEKEAEIVAQAGTPGAVTIATNMAGRGTDIVLGGSWQAKLEQLDNPSQEQIDQIKADWKEVHDKVLEAGGLHIIGTERHESRRIDNQLRGRSGRQGDAGSSRFYLSMEDSLLRIFTSDRMASLIQSGMEEGEAIESKMLSRSIEKAQRKVEGRNFDIRKQLLEFDDVANDQRKVVYELRDELMSAEDISDMIEQNRTDVFDIVISEYIPPQSLEDMWDVKGLEDRLKADFDLTIPLQAWLDEDDKLYEEALREKILDTAVETYKEKEKVVGENILRNFEKSVMLQTLDTLWKEHLAAMDHLRQGIHLRGYAQKNPKQEYKRESFELFEGLLDSLKIDVITVLSKVRVQQEEEVERMEAQRRAQAEEAARRQQFQHQQAENPLSDGEQEEASQQPTQREERKVGRNEPCPCGSGKKFKQCHGKI; this comes from the coding sequence ATGATAACTAAGCTACTGACAAAAGTAATTGGCAGCCGCAACGATCGAACTCTGCGTCGTCTGCGAAAAATAGTCAAAGAAATTAATAATTACGAACCAGAATTTGAAACATTATCTGATGAAGAACTGAAAGCGAAAACAGTAGAGTTTCGCGAGCGCCTAGAAAAAGGCGATTCTCTAGACAGTTTACTTCCGGAAGCATTTGCTACAGTACGAGAAGCATCTAAGCGTGTTTTTGGTATGCGTCACTTCGATGTGCAGCTCATTGGCGGTATGGTCCTTAACAATGGTCAGATTGCTGAAATGCGTACGGGTGAAGGTAAAACCTTAACCGCAACTCTTCCAGCTTACCTTAACGCGCTTCCTAGTAAGGGCGTGCACATTGTAACGGTGAATGATTACTTAGCATCTCGTGATGCAGAAACAAACCGCCCACTTTTCGAATTCCTTGGTATGACGGTAGGCGTTAACGTACCGAATATGCCTCCGTTAGCAAAAAAAGAAGCCTATCAAGCGGATATTCTTTACGGAACGAATAACGAGTTTGGTTTCGATTACTTACGCGACAACATGGCTTTCAGAGATGAAGACCGTGTGCAGCGAGAGCGTTTCTTTGCAGTTGTCGATGAGGTGGATTCCATTCTTATTGATGAAGCGCGTACCCCACTTATCATCTCTGGTCCTGCTGAAGATAGCTCAGATCTTTACACTCGTATTAACACTCTGATTCCTAACCTTGTTCGCCAAGAGAAGGAAGACACAGAAGAGTACCGTGGTGATGGGCACTACACTCTGGATGAAAAATCCAAGCAGGTTCACCTGACTGAAAATGGTCAGGAGTTTGTTGAAGAGTTGATGATTAAGAACGGTTTGATGGATGAGGGCGATACGCTTTATTCTCCAACCAATATAAGCCTACTTCACCATGTAAATGCAGCACTGCGCGCTCACGTTTTGTTTGAGCGTAATGTGGACTACATCGTCAATGAAGATGATGAAGTTGTGATAGTCGATGAGCATACAGGTCGTACAATGCCTGGTCGTCGTTGGTCTGAAGGTTTGCATCAAGCGGTAGAAGCAAAAGAAGGTGTTAAAATTCAAAATGAAAACCAGACGCTCGCGTCTATCACATTCCAGAATTTCTTCCGCCTATACGAAAAACTGTCGGGCATGACAGGTACTGCGGATACCGAAGCGTTTGAATTCCAGTCAATTTATGGTTTGGAAACCGTTGTTATTCCAACCAACAAACCAATGATCCGTGATGATATGCCAGATGTGGTGTACCGTACTGAAACTGAGAAGTTCAATGCGATCATTGAAGACATCAAAGAGCGTGCTGCAAAAGGTCAGCCATCTTTGGTTGGTACGGTGTCTATTGAAAAGTCAGAGCTGCTTTCAAACGCGCTGAAGAATGCCAAGGTTAAGCACAATGTACTGAACGCTAAGTTCCACGAAAAAGAAGCGGAAATTGTTGCTCAAGCTGGTACTCCTGGTGCGGTGACCATTGCGACCAACATGGCGGGTCGTGGTACCGATATCGTACTAGGTGGTAGCTGGCAAGCGAAGCTGGAGCAACTGGACAACCCTTCTCAAGAGCAGATAGATCAAATTAAAGCGGATTGGAAAGAAGTACACGACAAAGTACTTGAAGCTGGTGGTTTACATATTATCGGTACTGAGCGTCATGAATCTCGCCGTATTGATAACCAGCTGCGTGGTCGATCTGGTCGTCAAGGTGATGCAGGTTCATCACGCTTCTACCTATCGATGGAAGATTCACTGCTACGTATCTTTACTTCTGATCGCATGGCGAGCCTTATCCAAAGTGGTATGGAAGAAGGTGAAGCGATTGAAAGTAAAATGTTGTCTCGTTCTATCGAGAAAGCACAGCGTAAAGTTGAAGGTCGTAACTTCGATATTCGTAAGCAGCTTCTTGAATTCGATGATGTTGCGAACGATCAACGTAAAGTTGTCTACGAGTTGCGTGACGAGCTCATGAGTGCTGAAGACATCAGCGACATGATTGAACAAAACCGCACAGATGTATTCGACATCGTAATTAGTGAATACATTCCACCTCAGTCTTTAGAAGATATGTGGGATGTGAAAGGTCTTGAAGATCGCCTAAAAGCAGATTTTGATTTAACCATACCGCTCCAAGCTTGGCTTGATGAAGACGACAAGTTATACGAAGAGGCGCTTCGCGAGAAGATTCTTGATACGGCAGTTGAGACGTACAAAGAGAAAGAAAAAGTGGTGGGAGAGAATATCCTACGTAACTTTGAAAAGTCCGTGATGCTTCAGACTCTTGATACATTATGGAAAGAACACCTTGCTGCGATGGATCACCTCCGCCAAGGTATTCATTTACGCGGCTATGCACAGAAGAACCCGAAACAAGAATACAAACGTGAGTCGTTTGAATTGTTCGAAGGTTTGCTGGACTCACTCAAAATTGATGTGATTACTGTGCTCAGCAAAGTTCGCGTTCAACAGGAAGAAGAAGTGGAGCGTATGGAAGCTCAACGCCGTGCACAGGCAGAAGAAGCCGCACGACGTCAGCAGTTCCAGCATCAACAAGCTGAAAACCCGCTTTCTGATGGTGAGCAAGAAGAAGCCAGTCAGCAACCTACTCAACGCGAAGAGCGTAAAGTCGGGCGCAACGAACCTTGCCCATGTGGCAGTGGTAAGAAGTTTAAGCAGTGTCACGGTAAGATTTAA
- the lpxC gene encoding UDP-3-O-acyl-N-acetylglucosamine deacetylase, producing MIRQRTLKEMVKTTGVGLHSGRKVTLTLRPAAANTGVIYRRTDMNPPVDFPADPASVRDTMLCTALVNDEGIRISTVEHLNAALAGMGIDNVIVEVDAPEIPIMDGSASPFVYLLQSAGIETLNAPKRFVRIKKKVRVEDGDKWAELVPHDGFRMDFAIEFDHPAIESDEQHLLFDFSSQAFVKDISRARTFGFMKDIEYLQSQNLCLGGSFDCAIVLDEYRILNEEGLRFENEFVTHKVLDAIGDLYMCGHSIVGELRAYKSGHAMNNKVLRAVLADQEAWEWASFEEEVGSPVAFGEPNMVLA from the coding sequence ATGATCAGACAAAGAACTCTGAAAGAGATGGTGAAGACAACTGGAGTGGGTTTGCACTCGGGTAGAAAAGTCACACTTACTCTTCGTCCAGCTGCGGCGAACACAGGGGTTATTTATCGCAGAACGGATATGAATCCGCCTGTCGATTTCCCAGCCGATCCTGCGTCAGTTCGTGACACCATGCTTTGTACTGCGCTAGTCAACGATGAAGGTATCAGAATCTCAACCGTTGAGCACCTCAACGCGGCACTAGCTGGTATGGGGATCGACAACGTAATTGTCGAAGTGGACGCACCTGAAATCCCTATTATGGATGGCAGCGCGAGTCCGTTTGTTTACCTGTTGCAGTCGGCTGGTATTGAAACGCTCAACGCCCCTAAACGTTTCGTACGTATTAAGAAAAAGGTTCGCGTTGAAGATGGTGATAAGTGGGCTGAGTTAGTCCCTCACGATGGTTTTCGTATGGATTTCGCTATCGAATTTGATCATCCTGCAATTGAATCTGACGAACAGCACCTACTTTTTGATTTTTCTTCTCAAGCGTTTGTCAAAGATATCTCACGAGCACGAACTTTTGGGTTCATGAAGGACATTGAATACCTTCAATCTCAGAACTTATGTCTTGGTGGTAGCTTTGATTGTGCGATTGTGTTGGACGAGTACCGAATTCTTAATGAAGAAGGGCTACGTTTCGAAAACGAATTCGTGACTCATAAAGTACTCGATGCCATTGGCGACTTGTACATGTGCGGTCATAGTATTGTTGGTGAACTTCGCGCCTATAAATCCGGTCATGCGATGAACAACAAAGTACTAAGAGCGGTACTTGCCGATCAAGAAGCGTGGGAGTGGGCATCTTTCGAAGAAGAAGTTGGGTCTCCAGTCGCGTTCGGTGAACCTAATATGGTTCTCGCGTAG
- a CDS encoding helix-turn-helix domain-containing protein — MSKYNRALKCSIAKQYLQGESSSQELSRLHSIPSRQIRYWAQVFDIHGSQAFMPHSFAKNAQTKLQALTHMWTNGWSISHTSAVLNFSSPGTIAVWLKQYERDGFQGLERSRGRPVMSRHPFIQNKSDDEKTLEELKEELAYLRAENAVLKKLEELEQEKHRRTKKKRK; from the coding sequence ATGTCCAAATACAACCGAGCATTGAAATGCTCAATAGCGAAACAATACCTACAAGGCGAAAGCTCATCTCAGGAGCTTTCTCGCCTTCATTCCATACCATCGCGTCAAATACGTTACTGGGCACAAGTATTCGATATTCATGGCTCTCAGGCATTTATGCCTCATAGTTTTGCAAAAAATGCGCAAACTAAACTGCAAGCTTTAACTCATATGTGGACGAATGGTTGGTCTATCAGTCACACTAGTGCGGTTTTAAACTTTTCTTCCCCTGGCACAATCGCTGTTTGGCTCAAACAGTACGAAAGAGATGGCTTTCAGGGGCTTGAACGTAGCAGAGGACGACCCGTAATGAGTAGGCACCCTTTTATTCAAAACAAGAGCGATGACGAGAAAACACTGGAAGAGCTCAAAGAGGAGTTAGCGTACTTGCGAGCAGAGAATGCTGTCCTAAAAAAGTTAGAGGAGCTGGAACAGGAGAAACATCGTCGAACAAAGAAAAAACGAAAGTAG